CCATTGTGCTCGTGCGCGGCGGCCGTGTCAAGGATCTGCCGGGTGTTCGTTACCACATCGTTCGTGGCGCCCTCGATACCCAGGGTGTGAAGGATCGCAAGCAGGGTCGTTCCCTGTACGGAGCAAAGAAGGCGAAGTAAGAGATATGTCACGTAAAGGACCTTCCAAGAAGCATCAGCTGCTGCCGGATCCGATTTACGGTTCCACTGTTGTGGCACAGCTCATCAACAAGATTCTGCTCGACGGCAAGAAGTCGATCGCCGAAGACATCGTCTACTCCGCTCTCGATATGGTCAAGGAAAAGACTGATCAGGAGCCGGTGGCAGTGCTTAAGCGCGCTCTTGACAACATCCGTCCATCCCTCGAGGTTCGCTCCCGCCGCGTCGGTGGCGCTACCTACCAGGTTCCGGTCGAAGTGAAGCCGGCTCGTGCGAACACTCTGTCCCTGCGCTGGCTGACCGACTTCTCCCGCGCCCGTCGTGAGAAGACCATGGCTGAGCGTCTGGCCAACGAAATCCTCGATGCCTCCAATGGCCTTGGTGCTTCTGTCAAGCGTCGCGAGGATACTCATAAGATGGCAGAGGCCAACAAGGCCTTCGCTCATTACCGCTGGTAATTAGTCGAGAACGAGAGTTAAGGAACACTCATGGCACTAGACGTGCTCAATGATCTCAACCAGATCCGTAACATCGGCATCATGGCTCACATCGATGCCGGTAAGACCACTACCACCGAACGTATCCTGTACTACACCGGCAAGAACTACAAGATCGGCGAGACCCATGACGGTGCCTCGACGATGGATTTCATGGCTCAGGAGCAGGAACGCGGCATCACCATCCAGTCCGCTGCAACCACTTGCTTCTGGAACCGTCAGACCCATGACGAGAAGCAGAAGTTCCAGATCAACATCATCGATACCCCAGGCCAC
This window of the Bifidobacterium pseudocatenulatum DSM 20438 = JCM 1200 = LMG 10505 genome carries:
- the rpsG gene encoding 30S ribosomal protein S7, which encodes MSRKGPSKKHQLLPDPIYGSTVVAQLINKILLDGKKSIAEDIVYSALDMVKEKTDQEPVAVLKRALDNIRPSLEVRSRRVGGATYQVPVEVKPARANTLSLRWLTDFSRARREKTMAERLANEILDASNGLGASVKRREDTHKMAEANKAFAHYRW